The genome window CTGCATGTGACCTGAAATACCAGAAATATAACTAGAAGAACTATACATTTAACACTGATGACCCACATTACAAAACTTTTCATCTTTCAAAGCTGTACAGCAAGCACTTAAAAATATGCAACTACAGATACTATACTGAAAATAAAGCCCACAACGGGCAGATTGAAAGTATACCATAAATATAAGGGCAGTTAATTGtacttgtatactgtatactacaGTAATCCCAAGTGTGCACATTAAAGATTCCAAGTGAGAAATCTGAGGGGATTGGAACTTTCATTAGTAgtaatggatggatggatgtatgatatttagggcaaaagcccaggcactgggatTAGTAGTAATGGATTTGAATAATctcttgtattttcaaaaaataattttaggattACTCTCTTGATAACTAGGTTTCTTGCTTTTAACAATGATTGTTTGTTATATGGGCTCCACTTTAATAGTGATTGTATGgtataatcttatatttttttactcttgaaaTGTACTACACATAATTGTTATTCAACAGCTTTGGAGTAAATAAAAGagcattttttacataaatacatatataagagcATATTCTTTCTTGAGAAAAGGAGTTTCTAATCTGCTCATACTAAGAGTGTGAAGCTGGCTAATCTCAGGATTCAGGTCAttttattgaactgaactgaatgtagaatttaggccaaaggccaagcactggggcctatgaggtcattcagcgctgaaacggaaactgagagtaaaaggtttgaaaagtgtaacaggaggaaaacctcacagttgcactatgaatcaactgttaggaaggatggaaagtaagatggaaggagaataagaaaggaggtacagtaaaaggaatgaaaagggttccagctaggggctgaaggtaaagaaccttaagtaatgcctgctgtataccacatgaggtgcactgatggcactacagGGTCAGGCCATTTTAAAACTATCAACTGTAATATACTGTAGCTACTAATTTCTAGACAGCTTACCTAAAACATTCTTTCTGCAGCTGAAAATGCCTTTGCCCTCCTCAGAGTGTAACCTATAGATAAAGTCCGTTGTATAATTGTCATTTGCATTTTCACTCCTCAATACAAGGCCTCTGTGCACACCTTCGGCCATCCACCTGCAATTCCtgttaaaagacaaaaacaatttccattaaaataaaaatacaacttgTGTAAAAAAGgcattttgacaaaggaaaaatctatttctgagggaggccctgtgtcacccggtgaaattcctattaagcacgaatttctaggtatagatattgctaaatataccagagaaaaaagctatcaggaaatgctggggttactacccccagatcgaacatctattatgaaatagacgtcggtatagataagggtgagtgattgttgtcactgccacaggactgcactctgtagacatcccaatgacaaaaccccggaacgtgaggagccgatctaacgcccgcactcacctgcccgccaaccgacgaccccagcgccatctgtactcattccaggctagcaccccacACAAGGTTGGTATGCCTACTCAGGGAGGGAAACCTAGATCCtaggagggtcaccgggtgacacagggcctccctcagaaatagatttttcctttgtcaaaatcccttttctgagctcgtccctgtgtcagccagtgaaatcatgacagagaatcatactaagctttggtgaaagtctaaaaggagCGAACAGTTAGGtggacatgtataaaaacactattactgaaaatagttttaattatccctcaaaacatgattaaataccaaaggtatagccagataaactgagttataactagggatacaattaatatcacagtaaaggacatgataaacaactatgtacataaataatactatAATGGGAAGGTACCAAaactaaataaacgacagaaaatttataaaggtacctccGGCTTAAAACTAAGTTACAGTAAACATAACATGccgcaaacttaaaaactaacaccgcaaaattgtacatcataatatgaggagccaggttgtgaagcatgtctggtccaggagaaaatggcagggcaagtaaatgaggcaggcgggcggggggggagaggatagggattaaaggttaatttaaggtggagggacaatgctccctacagccaccgcagggaacttcagagcttctagtgatttcagatagtggcgtttgaacactgatggagatttccagcccgtatacttcttaagctcatcaaaattcatagtatgaaaataattagtggaggtagccactgctcggatatcatgaaccttagggactgaatctggattagcttgcttaatgaagtatagaatttgttgtctaatagcctttaaagaaagcgttcctcctttttccctgataaaaagaggaccagacaaacactgagaagttctccgtAAATAGGCCCTCAGGGTAgcaactgggcataaagacaggtcttgtggaagaggaacaaccttccagggggaccacctatcctgagggtcttcattttttgctaagaacctttgatctggggaaagcagaacttctcctgacgggagaaaatccacgattcgcacctctagagagagcagacagttctgatattctggcacctgaagctagactaattaggaacaacgtcttccttaacagattcaaataagaacattgatcgttattagtttccgaggctaattttagaacatcgttaagaaaccaggaaaccatatgtggacgggtcgctggtctcaaacgagcgcatgctctgggaatggatgaaaaatatgaatctgttaaatcaatcttaaagccatacaaaaacacctttttcaaagctgatttcgctgtggtaatggtggccggagccagacctttttcaaacagtcatctaaagaatgatattgccaaattggtggtcatgacttgagcttcagattccttcaaaaaagatgctaactttttaactgctgaatcgtactgtctgagggtagaatctcttttatctgattccagaaacagggtattaacgggatcaatatccgcacctctctgagcggcgaatttcataaagtccataaagccagggcattcagaattcttgaggaagctgacacagtccatgtttgcactacttgagtcagctgtggcttgggtatttgatgacaccgtagtttgagctccagaagaagagggaaccaattgctcttcggccagttgggagctaccagggccacttgacctttgaatgacctgagcttgtgtaaCACCTTCATCAGCAGGTTTACTGGCGGGaatagatagattttctgccatttgttccagtccactgacattgcgtccgtagtgtgagctcgaggatccaggttgggagcaacataacaagggagtttgtgattgctctccgtggcaaacaagtccacctgaaggcccggaacctgacggcATATCCACCTGAAAGAAGCtacgtccagggaccattctgactccagcggagttgccctggacagggagtctgcaatgacgttccggactcctgctagatgggtagctgataggtgccagccgtgcttctccgccagggagaaaatggctatcatcacttggtttatccgactcgatttggaacccctctgtttatgcagtgtaccactactgcgctgtccagcaccagcctgatatgaatctggttggtggggcaaagttttttcagagtcagaaacactgccattgcctccaaaatgtttatgtggaattgACGGAACagtgtggaccatgtaccctgtaccttttcttttggtgagtaccctccccagccgcttaacggcgtctgtgtggattattagagctggggaagggaattgaaggggaactgacttcaaaagacccttgactgtggaccacggccgagtcttttcctcagcaccggaggaattaaagataccttgtccctgagcttgacattggctcgtctccgccacactctgtttatgtctttcagttttgcttttaggagccgGTCTGTTAcggatgcgaactgaagagaacccaggattctttcttgcgttctgcgagaggctttcctgcctttgaggaattgcctgatggctttggctatttctctccgtttggctagcggaatagacagcttgtgcgagaccagatcccattggatacccagccactgaaatcgcgcctccggagttaggcgggacttcgccctgtttatctgaaagcctagggattccagaaactcgatcaccatGGCCGTAGCTCTTCGGCACTccccggcgttggatgcccaaattatccaattggccaggtatgcggccagcgatATCTCCTgggaccgtaactgctgcactaccgtgtccgccagcttcgtgaaaattctgggtgctatgttgagcccgaatggcatgaccctgaaggagtaggcttgtttccccagtctgaaacctaggaagggagagaagttccgtgCAATCGGGatgtgataatatgcgtctgaaagatctatagaggtggtgacagctccacgaggaagtagagtccgcacctgcgcgattgtaagcatgcgaaatttgtcgcattgtatgtaaagattgagacgcgacagatccaagattaccctttgttgactggagtctttcttgggaacactgaacagcctgccttgaaatttcaggtgtctcactttctttatggccctcttttggagtaattccgccgcaaagtcccgcagagcagtggaagacggttgatgaaatctgatccgagggggagggcccttgatccaactccaccccaaacctttggagactatactgtgggcccacggactgaaggtccactggtccatgaacaggtgaagtctgccgcccacctgattggtctcactgggaaggtgcaggtttgcctcctctacctcggcctcctctcccccAGGAGAGGGTTCgcaaggcagccttgcctctgaaggaggcccttGCTCTACTCCCACTTGCGCCCCTGTAAAGGCCtcgaaacgacccctggccctcataggaggggttATATACAGGAGACGTCACGAAGGTAGGCGCAGCAAGggagtgctgagctggctgcatCAGCATgaactgttgaggctgggccttcgaggtagaaggctggctAACTGACGAGACAGGTACAGCCTGGACAACGGTTTGTTGAtgttgtcttctgtgcctcctgtatctctttCCTGGCCTGCTTTGGGGCCCGGCAGACTCGggggctttccttttgaaagcaggaataccccagcgggagcgcagactttgattagccctggttgcctcagccaggacattgCTGACCTCTCCTTCGGGGAAGATACTAGCCCcccagaaggagcttttcataagcttgttaggctcatgtcttatggtagCGTCTGCGAAGATGTATTTACGGCAGTTCATCCgcgctaccatgaagtcaaacaggtccgactgaaatcctgctaacagagacttcgtcaggacctggaagagTGTCTCCTCGGAGTACATAACTGCCGTggattccgccaggcacagggagttcaGTGATCAgctcagccgacacctagcctcaaactctgctttcaggagggcttctggcagtttgggaagctgctcactgaataagATGGATGCACCATCTGGGTCGAGCTTACCCGATGTAAAAGTGGCAGGGCATTCTTCCAGAAATCATCGTCTCCGGGGAAGATCAGAGGGTGGGATCAGTCTCCGGAGCTGAGGCGACGGCTTACCCTCCGTGCATGCTTGGGCGGTCGCAAGagccaccttagtcatgcagggggtTGGGATTATATCCCCCAacgagaacatcgtgaagttgcccttgaagggggtcaacttcgtgttctccgcctgccactcattaaatgTGCGCAGCAATGcagactgcgcctggtcccttgggaagatcactgtctccttcgggaccttatccatctgtacccaagcttcctccatcaacctggcgaagcctgggtaggggggcagcaggtcaggaggaaagaattccagcTCCTGAAGCCTGCATgtgcctagaccctcgatcgtcagggtatcttcatgccggggagcatgaagggccaaatgccagggatttcccttgtcaaatggagggagggcggaggcatccggGATGGGTTAATGTACCGCCGAACCaccggagcgcatgaacccggagagcatactctcctggctctgcaaccTCTCCGTAAGCTTGTTAAGCTTAGCATCCACCTCCGAGGTAAACTTCTGCAGAAGTATACCGGCAAActcctcagggtcaaaggcaggttggcgaggagggctagccttagctgccctcgaACTCGCTCCCTTAGTAGAGGGAGTGGCCTTGAATTtggaagccaccggactagtaTCCCATGGCTTCACCGGAGGGAAAGGGGTTGCTTTACGGGAGGTCGCGGACTTATAGTCCTTcgccttccaagacttcttcaacttggggacagcggattgcgccctgtcctccaagtaagaagaattttgaaaaccctgaaaagaagaagcggtggatgaaggggaatcaaaaagggagcccgcccccactgcctcacttacctccctacctacctcctggtcctgttcggtgttcattggttccaggtcgaggtttatggccgccacttcctccgacacctccACGTACAAATTTTCGTCCTGgggaggctgggtttctacccggatctgctcgatgacagGAGCAGCGACTTCAGGTGGAACAGCCGCTGAGATctgggcgccggggtaaagcaggttccggatgttctcatctagaacatacggcttccccgacggaacgttcctgccataaccagccacccaggctcgaagggAACCCAAGGTGTCGTTGCGGGAAGcttggtcggcctggaagagagcagggactTAATAACCTAGCGCATggtgaagagatatatataagcaatatatcaagaacataacgtacttgaaacaactgaggcaaccaggtaaactaaaggcagtaactataggcttaccgactcgtcctgtaCACGCTCgtacagagcgaagcaaacctcacaactgTCCGGGTGCCATACGATGAGATCGTCGATCCGCACTGCACAGCCCGAATGAGAACGGCAGACaacgtgcccatagggctggtgcagcacagcagtgcacccgggctcctcacaacatACTGTCTGTAAGTGGGAGAAGGTATATGAACACACTAATTTAAGGCACGCCGGAGCAGAACCGGCTGAGATAGGGGCCTTAAACAACAGCAGGTAATGGagcatgctaattaatttataccgaacccgccggagcattccggcgggacgataaatcagagcaaaacatgacacacactaaattaaggagcGCCGGAGACAGTTCGACGGAGCAGGACctcaacctaggatcatgcaactcttaattataaaatcaacttaaagtataattactgccggagtcCGGCAGCAAGCATTAATTTATACCGGACCCGCCGGAGcataaaccagagcaaaacatgacacacattaAATCAAGAAACTCCGGAGATAGTTCGACAGAGTAGGACCTTAacttaggatcatgcaactcttaattgtaaaatcaacttaaagtataattactgccggagaccggtagtaagtaaatggttaacaacataggatagcagtacactgctggtcAAAGTGCTCCGGCGCAGACCCCTCCGAGATCCCGTGCCTCCGTCACTTGGTTACAGCAGGGAGGGCGGGGTAAATCATTCCCTCCAGTTAGTATACAGCtagagaactaggtgtgactaaggccaacctactgaaaaccaaaaccaccggagtggtaacaggtaagaaGGCAACGGGAGGACCGGGGACAGTGGAGCGGAACCAGCTAGGAAATGTTTGAACCCTGAGGGTGATCGAAGTTCAGCCCGACCCggaggagagcgaaccaacgaaacactagccgagTGGTTGACACCAGAACGGaggccaggagggtgggtgactctcaactgggaacCGGACTAGTCCCCCACGGGGTGACGATCGAAGAGACCGACGTCCCACATGCGGGGAGATGACACACCACTGGCAAAGTCAGGGAGGCAGTACTTAGAATGGTGGAATCGAGAGTTATGTTCAAGTGGACGGGGGACCCACTATCCACTGACTAAAACTCCCTACGGGGCATCGACACAGACGTATCGACTTCCTGCgcgcagggagactcatgacactcactAAAAGTACTAGGAGAGGATAGGACAACAGCACTAGTCTATAGCAACGCCAgactctcaccctcctctgaaggcacagcccagacagtaaaagggaggagagagaggagaggaagaggggtggaagggagagaaattcccgcaacgtagtccaaccaacaaccgacccatagggtagaagggcaatgcataaagaagatccccgttttattttttccttctctcctcattagagggaggaggggatgggggcttCAGATGCCCTAGCGAACCCGAAAACGGAtggtaaggcggatggaacaacaaacggGAACTCCTCAACCAGCCTACCCTCCCTCCCCGCTCAAGCAACATacagtcgggagagatgggagctaagacaatgccaaagcctaacctgaatagcctaacccaccgattggagcAGAGGGTAGGCTAGGATCAATTACTGATAAGTACCGCTAAAGTTAACCAATAACTACATAAGTACACGTAATATgatcgaatatacaaaaatataagaacttgtgctaagcgtatagcctaaccgAGCGAGGCGAGCAGGAGGTGGGCAGCCAACTGGCTGCACCTGACGCCGAGCCCGGACCACAATAAATccgaattatccatgtcatccattacactacaaatcagaTCAGAGAAACTGACGaaagaaagcaccaccttggAGAGGGAATCTATCCGCGCGAGAGCCTGGTATCagctatgaattaactgtaagaaccaagataaggggaggaagcctccgtgaggaatgacgctaatcaaggtaccaggaaccacccgacatagataaacacctccaaaaggaacttcttgaaggggaattacgaAACATGAGTAAAATTGTAAACGACCAAGAGAAACCCCTGCAGAAACAAGCTGTAAGGGTGtacctcaaggtcatcatggcaGAGGCGGCGAACGCCGGGGAGCATCcaatatatgaccctgtaaatattaacttacgggccaataaaagcctcactgataataaaaccccacaagaagatggtacttaacttcataacggtgaaattgcttgaagacatgatgaaattcaaggaaaattggGGCAAAAGCCAGCACAAGAAAAAGATCTTCCGGAAGGAAAAACGTGCTAGTATGGAATgcgtacagatggcgctggggtcgtcagttggcgggcaggtgagtgcgggcgttagatcggctcctcacgttccagggttttgtcattgggatgtctacagagtgcagtcctgtggcagtgacaacaatcactcacccttatctataccgacgtctatttcataatagatgttcgatctgggggtagtaaccccagcatttcctgataatttttttctctggtatatttagcaatatctatacctaggaattcgtgcttaataggaatttcaccggctgacacagggacgagctcagaaaacaAAACGCTACAAATATGTTGAATATCATCAATGATTAATGCTCTAAGATACATTAACAATTAAAAGTCTACTGAAAAAATTACACTAATTTCTGACTACCATTCAACAACTAACAGTGGTAAACAACAGCATTGATGATAAATTTGGCATTTATGCAAACAAGCCCATATGTTAAACTTTATACTTCACAGACATTAACATTCTCTCTGGTAAGATGTCAATCAACATTCCATTCATACTTTCCATGAATGTTATTCcatatacagaaaattaaaagcaaattgaTTGTTCACATAAAACCTATTACTGCACTTCTCATCAGCCCCTAAGTTGCCATGAAACTGTATCAGACACTTTAGTCGCCCTTAAAAAAGACTTAGCCAGCAGCACTGAGCATGTGCGGGGAGACCCAGGGCCTAGGGCACACATTCATGCTGTCTGATCCATGAGCTATGAGTTGTGTGGGTGGGGGGGCAGGAATTGAATTGTACATAAGTGGTGTGAGtgagaatttggaaaaaaaaaagttatacttaagaaaatattcttacaaaccttttatttatgaatatattcttaCAAACCTTTTACCTATAATTAGCCTGAATCTAAATTCAGCTGCTAAAAACCTTTAGACTGACTAATTGACATACTTTATGTATGACACTTCTGACAGCTCTTTGGCAAAGAACATCATACCCATGTCTCTAAGAAATGTAGGGATTGAAGCATCAAGGACGATTCTGTCACACATGAAAGACTTAATTCTAGATACAGTACCAATACAGTAATAAGTTTGTTGTGAAACAAATAACCTCTTtccattatcatataaaaaaaccCTACTACTTTACCTGGATACCAAACTGTTCTTCAAAAATATAGGCTGCATCAGCACCACCAGCAAGACAAGCCAGAATTGCCAAATAGCCACAGTAGCCACCCATGGTTTCAACTACAAACAAACATCTTTTGGTTCCCTGGGTTGACTTCCTGATCCAGTCACAAATCTGAAAATGATATTTCACATTACAATGACAAGAAATACCTTTGGAGACCCTATAGGTATACCGTGGTTAGCTCTCAGCTAATGGAGATTGGGGACAGAGACCCATCTCAATGATGATTTGGAATTCTAATAGCAGCATGTCTTTCACTTttaataaacattcattttttgaTAGTTCTGATATGTTATTTCCTAAAATTGTgcccatttaaaacaaaataataaggaGGTTTAATGCTGACACAATTACAGTACTCCAAGTTTCTAACAGATGATTTATGTAACTTCAACTACAAAGATTTCCATAAGGAGTATTCAAATGAAAAGTAGTCCTGATGATCATGATCAAGTTTTGAATTCAAATGAATGACCAACATAAATTTCACTTTAGAAGAGAGTTCATAACTTGCTCATTACAACACTGCTCAAATTCTTTAcaatgtgttttttattattaattctttaagtacttaataaaaaaaaactccaaagttGAAAAAACCTACCATGAGATGGAAGTTCATAATTcttgaataatattaaaagacaCGATAATGTTAAGctaactataaaaatatacagtatacccaAGACTGTAATCCTCAATACCCTACAAGTATTTGGATGaatttgtcctttttatttttaaagaatgctCATAACACTGTTAAAGAGAACtctcaaatgagaaaaaatacgGTAAATCTGAAAACGATAGTGTacaaaatgggaaatataaaactaaCCTCATTGATTTCATTAAGAGCAGTATCACAGCCTGAGCTGAACTCACCACCAGGAACATTATTACTGATTTTGGCTGGAATAATAACAATGGGAACACAAAACTCTTTGTATTTTCCTCTTGCTTTGTAAAGTTGCAGCAGAGCACGACAAGCCTTAAAACTACCAATGATGAGAAGAGAATGCATCTTGTGTTCCCTTAAACGAGCAGCAACCTTCAAACATATACAGACAGTTGAACCGTTTCTATGAAACTACTGttgtttacaaacaaatgaatacTGTCAAGCatgaatatacataacatatattttatgtagagCACCTTAATACAAAGCTttcaatgtacagtatttaatcaTATTAACCTGGTCAAGGTACTTGTCGGGGAGGGTCCTCTTTGTACCAAGAAATGCACCACGGCACCCAAGGCAGACTCTGAACGTGCCACCCCATTCCCATGCTAAAAAGTACTAAAGCGgtgaaaattaaaagcacattttaagccttaacatctcaatcattttgtttttatttcataaagctaaaataaaaacaacacagcagatttacaaTGGAACCCTATGAGCTTTGTTAGAAGCGGATTTGCTAATAACATCATCAAAGTCCAACTGATTAGTAATTTCATACTCTGTTGACAATATCGTGAGGTTTGACAATCTGAGCTGGCTCATAGTTATCTTAGATAGTTTTTGATTAGTTTTAACTTGGAGAAGCCACTGTCAAATATTGCTCACAGTCCAACAGCAGAGTTGATAAAATCACTGTTCAGCGTGCTGATCAGAcgaaatatgctagaaaatctagaattatgccagaccagacctgctcaaaagatgccagagttCTGCCTCCCTCTGGACAGTAATGCCCTTTCTTCTGTTATTGGAGGGGTCCTTTGGTAGTTACTGTAGGCTTGTacctaaagaaaaagaaactctcaaGGGTATGTTGTTTCCcagatttccctttttttaagaacagaatacTGTATATTGTGCAATTCTGTTGTTGGGCTCATTCAAGGAGTTGTGCAACATCACACTCTTTAAAGGGTCCCAAAAGATAAGGGAAGAAGGCAACAGGGAGGTTTCATTGGGGAGCAAAATGTTGGTATCACCAATGCTGCCTTTCAAGCTATATGTAATGGAACACTCCAGAAAGTCATTGAATGCTCTCACTGGGGCCCACATAAGTGTTCTGGCTACTGCAGTGAACAATGTTCTGGAAGACACTGGAAGCTCCTTAATTAGATGGAGCCTATCATGTGGCTgtcctgagatttttcttttaGGGTTCCCAAGTTGCTGGGTAGCCAATGGGTCATATCCGTAAAATAGTAGTAATGTACTGTattcaaatattaattcataattactaCAATAACGTTGCCTTAAAGGATTTATTCACCAATGCTTCCCAACTCAATTAAGACAAATCAAAATGGATATCCATACTAAGACAAATCAAAATGGATATCCATACTAAGACAAATCAAAATGGATatccatactgtatatttctacaTAGTTCTGTTCAATGGGAGCTTTTTTCCCATTATAAGAGAGGAAAATTGTTGCTCATTTCTTTGAAGCACTATTGGACACTAGGATGGAGAAAAttggctttatttctgccataaacTCTCATTTCTGGGAGTAAGCAGGCTGTCTCTTATTATACATTCTGATTTCTAACCAATAGGGACAGCTTAAAAATGAGCTCTTTCACCATTTAAACTTGCTGCCAAAAGCATGTGgcata of Macrobrachium rosenbergii isolate ZJJX-2024 chromosome 59, ASM4041242v1, whole genome shotgun sequence contains these proteins:
- the LOC136837345 gene encoding ATP-dependent 6-phosphofructokinase-like isoform X2 — encoded protein: MQPIFLKNSLVSRNCRWMAEGVHRGLVLRSENANDNYTTDFIYRLHSEEGKGIFSCRKNVLGHMQEGRSPSVFDRNMATKTAAKASHMDD
- the LOC136837345 gene encoding ATP-dependent 6-phosphofructokinase-like isoform X1; the protein is MHSLLIIGSFKACRALLQLYKARGKYKEFCVPIVIIPAKISNNVPGGEFSSGCDTALNEINEICDWIRKSTQGTKRCLFVVETMGGYCGYLAILACLAGGADAAYIFEEQFGIQELQVDGRRCAQRPCIEE